One part of the Quercus lobata isolate SW786 chromosome 7, ValleyOak3.0 Primary Assembly, whole genome shotgun sequence genome encodes these proteins:
- the LOC115953802 gene encoding zinc finger protein ZAT11-like — protein sequence MTMKRMREDGGIENLDMANCLMLLSQSLETKPRKASRVDVFECKTCNRQFPSFQALGGHRASHKRPKLMGEELKERTKSQNLGNKPKMHECSICGLEFAMGQALGGHMRRHRAMMDGAFSSTAIEKKVPVLKRSNSTRVMCLDLNLTPLENDLKLLFGKKAPQIDFTLMV from the coding sequence ATGACAATGAAGAGAATGAGAGAAGATGGTGGGATAGAGAACTTAGACATGGCTAATTGTCTAATGCTACTCTCTCAAAGCCTAGAGACCAAGCCCAGGAAAGCCTCACGGGTTGATGTGTTTGAGTGCAAGACTTGTAATCGCCAATTCCCATCGTTTCAAGCTCTTGGTGGCCACAGAGCGAGCCACAAGAGACCAAAATTGATGGGGGAAGAACTGAAAGAGCGTACAAAGTCTCAGAACCTGGGAAATAAGCCTAAGATGCATGAGTGCTCAATATGTGGGCTTGAGTTTGCTATGGGGCAAGCTTTGGGTGGTCACATGAGGAGGCATAGAGCAATGATGGATGGTGCATTTTCTTCCACTGCCATAGAAAAGAAAGTGCCGGTGCTGAAAAGATCAAATAGTACGAGGGTTATGTGCTTGGACTTGAACTTGACACCTTTGGAGAATGATTTGAAGTTACTATTTGGGAAGAAGGCTCCTCAAATTGACTTTACTTTGATGGTTTGA